One part of the Girardinichthys multiradiatus isolate DD_20200921_A chromosome 10, DD_fGirMul_XY1, whole genome shotgun sequence genome encodes these proteins:
- the aatkb gene encoding serine/threonine-protein kinase LMTK1 isoform X1 codes for MLLGLLLLEITHAPTCYLAALSSTADIVLCSLFPADGTPLSELSWSSSLAVVAISFSGLFTFVFLMLACLCCKKGKMGFKEFENADCDEYHADMSTLASPASQGTPDVYILPLTEVSLPTTKQPTRSAQLLRSFELSRHSLLYLKEIGHGWFGKVLLGEVNTGLNTTQVVVKELKASASVQEQMHFLEEAQPSRTLQHPALLQCLAQCTEVTPYLLVMEFCPLGDVKGYLRSCRSNEAITPEPLILQRMACDITSGLLHMHKHSFTHSDLALRNCLLSADISVKIGDYGLAHTKYKEDFYVTSDQMYVPLRWIAPELVDEVHGNLLIGDQTQQSNIWSLGVTIWELFELGNQPYRHYSDRQVLTYAVREQQLRLPKPLLRVPLAERWYEVMQFCWLKPDQRPNAEEVHLLLSYLCAKGASEAEEDFERRWNSLRPNPGFSSNQTTSTMARDQPPSSSSSFPLLEQFASGDGYHSESGDDILTVTETSHGLNFEYKWEQAGADASYIAQESPSMCAHTNRHCPEVFYPPGGIVGGCPMESLSHGVSPPYYQQKHLHPPSVLPVLSAHSPSVSSEYYIRIEEPVDCNMDPDYNMCSYSPDFQGSSGSFLTGSADSGECMACPSQTKNMGPYWSAEIHKSDPYDSNDSSPAISLTMEPLLGQISDSSPLRPWESSHYVSYKDRDGGYYYEHSPPLEIDPYLIGSEHSSEHHQESWGSRSLRQALGELENPLGISPSVNSLPEQAYTESYLDTSQTSLLGKNMMGGYYDMMGSLRKTMPSHTRHNSHSVNINMKTRGALFVGQRDSDSEEEEEDIFIERHTCNTWPSKHRHSSAGHHRRASHSCRQDSYTDFNYTMPSTDIEDTWPDQHSLAFHSLPKPIDYLEPHQAKDNSACLSLSKQDTIVPSDNCNAYIYLCHEGDTQVPPSGECCHNHFVDPLTGLLVRNNNYCYNYSHSNYITDKATDILSSEELINLSPAPGGPIVSKHALIKSDDCDRQHGNVTSDETPIKEKQEEVIKENLIMQKPPEPRKEEVTLMMTKSTPPPDNRHVMVCITDPQSELSHTADSGVDQGGSTVSLADILDCSDEDDGITDVTSGIFADEGSDLTASPAFKSLQKQVGTPDSTDSMDLPSAAGSCEGLSPASSLPSSSPKAMDSGYDTENNESPEFVPKESHETRPQPQAKLTLDSSLEEVEENHEEEDQAAPSEVQVSLGQDLVLESLQTEDPILLPLSNKTPYRDSAYFSDCENEKQSRDEERELQLKEADHHSDGEKQHMERKTTEKRKSAEEEKLKDFVVNRGLKLEVYHDPKGQTKSPPPEICLTEEHCQEEEPLDSTLIAEGILDEWPSHEESSALGDWAAEVVGAMEEALGALKEDCTSSFKEEKEMKDIKDSVEACKMEETPMKTIHKRPSGMSGEILHILPKDEVALQHTANSRRFSSSSPISPSIPQPPLPATEEQSFPAAGEEANKEDADTDSDESDEELRTYSVQEENESEEECHPVPIVLSDNSQAHKLRSLLKMPSLSAGDLEEDHKKKTVSFFDDVTVYLFDQESPTKELVEHGVPLASVGSSSGRKSQERPNVSDGSSDGNISEESAGFEWEDDFPLLPLSMSSTAADSPPPRSVTKGPEPKPVQLSRFTVSPSNVSRFSITHISDSDMDSVGGSSEDGDKE; via the exons CCCAGCTGCTGAGGTCCTTTGAACTGAGCCGCCACAGTCTGCTCTACCTGAAAGAGATCGGACATGGATGGTTCGGGAAG gttctgctGGGGGAGGTGAACACGGGCCTGAACACCACCCAGGTGGTGGTGAAGGAGCTTAAAGCCAGtgccagtgtgcaggagcagatGCATTTCCTGGAAGAAGCACAACCTTCTCG CACACTCCAGCACCCGGCTCTGCTGCAGTGCCTGGCCCAGTGCACAGAGGTCACCCCCTACCTGTTGGTCATGGAATTCTGTCCACTG GGGGATGTGAAGGGTTACCTTCGAAGCTGCAGATCTAACGAGGCGATCACCCCTGAGCCCCTGATCCTGCAGAGGATGGCCTGTGACATCACATCAGGACTGCtgcacatgcacaaacacagcTTCACTCACAG TGACCTGGCCCTGAGGAACTGCTTGCTGAGTGCTGACATTTCAGTGAAGATCGGAGATTATGGTCTGGCCCACACAAAGTATAAG GAGGATTTCTACGTGACCTCGGATCAGATGTATGTGCCACTGCGCTGGATCGCTCCTGAGCTAGTGGATGAGGTTCATGGAAACCTGCTGATAGGTGATCAGACCCAGCAGAGCAACATCTG GTCTCTTGGTGTGACTATCTGGGAGCTGTTTGAGCTGGGAAACCAGCCCTACAGACACTACTCTGACAGACAGGTCCTGACATATGCTGTAAGAGAGCAGCAACTGCGACTACCCAAGCCGCTGCTCAGAGTCCCCCTGGCTGAGCGCTG GTATGAAGTGATGCAATTCTGCTGGCTCAAACCTGACCAGAGACCCAATGCAGAGGAAGTGCACCTGTTGCTCAGCTATCTTTGTGCAAAAGGGGCCAGCGAGGCCGAAGAGGACTTCGAGAGGCGCTGGAACTCTTTGCGTCCTAATCCTGGATTCAGCAGCAACCAAACCACCTCGACGATGGCTAGAGACCAACCCCCATCAAGCTCCTCTTCTTTCCCTCTGCTAGAGCAGTTTGCATCTGGTGATGGATACCATTCAGAGTCTGGAGATGACATACTGACAGTCACAGAGACCAGCCACGGCCTGAACTTTGAGTACAAGTGGGAGCAAGCTGGAGCAGATGCATCCTATATAGCCCAAGAGTCCCCAAGTATGTGTGCTCACACCAACCGTCATTGTCCAGAAGTATTTTATCCACCAGGGGGCATTGTTGGAGGATGTCCTATGGAGAGCCTGAGTCATGGAGTTTCTCCTCCTTACTATCAACAAAAACACTTGCATCCACCCAGTGTGCTCCCTGTCCTCAGTGCCCATAGCCCCTCAGTAAGCAGTGAATATTATATCCGTATTGAGGAGCCCGTGGACTGTAACATGGATCCAGATTACAACATGTGCTCCTACAGCCCAGACTTTCAGGGCAGCAGTGGGAGCTTCCTGACTGGTAGTGCAGACTCTGGTGAATGCATGGCCTGCCcatcacaaacaaaaaacatgggtCCCTATTGGTCTGCGGaaatccacaaatctgacccGTATGACTCGAATGACTCGAGTCCAGCCATCTCCTTGACAATGGAGCCACTTTTAGGTCAAATTTCAGACAGCAGCCCCCTTCGACCATGGGAATCAAGTCATTATGTGTCCTATAAAGACAGAGACGGGGGCTACTACTATGAGCACTCCCCTCCTTTAGAAATAGATCCCTATCTGATTGGAAGTGAGCATTCTAGCGAGCATCATCAAGAAAGCTGGGGGTCTAGAAGCCTTCGTCAGGCTTTAGGAGAACTGGAGAACCCTCTTGGTATATCCCCTTCTGTAAACAGTCTACCTGAACAGGCTTACACTGAGTCTTACCTGGACACCAGTCAGACCTCCCTCTTAGGGAAGAACATGATGGGGGGTTACTATGACATGATGGGCTCTCTAAGGAAGACCATGCCCAGCCACACGAGGCACAATAGCCACTCTGTCAATATTAACATGAAGACCAGAGGAGCACTCTTCGTCGGACAAAGAGACAGCGAttcagaggaagaagaagaggacaTATTTATTGAGAGACACACTTGCAACACATGGCCTTCGAAACACCGGCACAGCAGTGCTGGCCATCACAGGCGGGCGAGCCACAGCTGCAGACAGGACTCCTACACCGACTTTAACTACACCATGCCAAGTACAGACATCGAAGACACTTGGCCGGACCAGCACAGCCTGGCTTTTCACTCTCTTCCCAAACCCATTGACTATCTAGAGCCACACCAGGCCAAAGATAACAGTGCTTGCCTTAGTCTGAGTAAACAGGACACCATTGTGCCCTCAGACAACTGCAATGCCTACATCTACCTGTGCCACGAAGGGGACACTCAGGTGCCACCATCTGGAGAGTGCTGCCACAACCATTTTGTTGACCCACTCACTGGTTTGTTAGTGAGAAACAACAACTACTGTTACAACTACAGTCACAGCAACTACATTACAGATAAGGCCACTGATATTCTCAGCAGTGAGGAGTTGATCAATCTATCACCGGCTCCTGGGGGTCCCATTGTTTCCAAACATGCTTTGATAAAGTCTGACGACTGTGACAGGCAGCATGGTAATGTTACATCTGATGAAACACCAATTAAGGAGAAGCAAGAGGAAGTTATCAAAGAAAATCTGATCATGCAGAAACCACCAGAGCCTAGAAAAGAAGAGGTAACTCTGATGATGACCAAAAGTACTCCTCCTCCTGACAACAGGCACGTGATGGTTTGCATTACAGATCCACAGTCAGAGCTGAGCCACACAGCTGACAGCGGTGTGGACCAAGGTGGCTCCACTGTAAGCCTCGCTGACATCCTCGACTGCAGCGACGAAGATGACGGCATAACAGACGTCACTTCAGGCATCTTTGCAGATGAGGGCAGTGATTTGACCGCATCTCCGGCTTTCAAATCTTTGCAGAAACAAGTAGGAACTCCTGATTCCACGGACTCAATGgatcttccatctgctgctggatCTTGTGAAGGACTCAGCCCTGCATCCTCCCTACCATCCAGCTCACCTAAAGCCATGGACAGTGGTTATGATACAGAGAATAATGAGAGTCCTGAGTTTGTCCCCAAAGAATCCCATGAAACCCGACCACAACCTCAGGCGAAGCTTACCCTGGATTccagtctggaggaagttgAGGAGAACCATGAGGAAGAGGATCAAGCAGCCCCATCAGAGGTTCAAGTATCGTTGGGTCAAGACTTGGTTTTGGAAAGCTTGCAGACAGAAGACCCCATTCTTTTACCACTGAGTAACAAGACTCCTTACAGAGACTCTGCCTACTTTTCAGATTGTGAGAATGAAAAGCAAAGTCGGGATGAGGAGAGGGAACTTCAGCTGAAAGAAGCGGATCATCACAGTGATGGTGAGAAACAGCACATGGAGAGAAAAACGACGGAGAAAAGGAAAAGTGCAGAGGAGGAAAAACTAAAAGATTTTGTGGTGAACAGAGGCCTAAAACTTGAAGTGTACCATGATCCAAAAGGCCAAACAAAATCTCCTCCTCCAGAGATATGCTTGACAGAGGAGCACTGCCAGGAAGAGGAACCTTTAGATTCAACCTTAATTGCCGAGGGGATACTTGATGAATGGCCATCCCATGAAGAGAGTTCAGCCTTGGGGGACTGGGCAGCTGAGGTGGTGGGGGCCATGGAGGAAGCTCTTGGTGCCCTTAAAGAAGACTGTACCTCCAGCTTTaaggaagagaaagaaatgaAGGACATAAAAGATTCTGTTGAGGCTTGCAAGATGGAGGAAACACCAATGAAAACAATTCACAAAAGGCCGTCAGGGATGTCTGGCGAAATCTTGCACATCTTACCCAAAGATGAGGTGGCGCTGCAGCACACAGCTAATAGCAGGCGGTTCTCTTCTTCCTCACcaatctctccatccatcccacAACCTCCACTTCCCGCAACAGAAGAGCAATCATTTCCCGCTGCCGGTGAGGAGGCCAACAAGGAGGACGCTGATACAGACAGCGACGAGTCAGATGAGGAGCTGCGAACCTACAGTGTGCAAGAGGAGAACGAAAGTGAGGAAGAGTGCCACCCTGTGCCCATAGTGTTGAGCGACAACAGCCAGGCTCACAAACTGCGAAGTCTCCTCAAGATGCCATCGCTGTCTGCAGGGGACCTGGAGGAGGATCACAAGAAGAAGACAGTGTCTTTCTTTGACGATGTTACCGTCTACCTGTTTGATCAG GAGAGTCCAACTAAAGAGCTGGTTGAGCATGGCGTCCCATTAGCATCAGTGGGTTCAAGCTCTGGAAGGAAATCCCAGGAAAGGCCTAATGTCTCCGATGGTTCTTCAGATGGAAACATCTCAGAAGAGA GTGCAGGGTTTGAGTGGGAGGACGACTTTCCCCTGCTACCTCTATCAATGTCCTCAACGGCAGCCgactctcctcctcctcgctcCGTCACCAAAGGTCCGGAGCCCAAACCAGTCCAATTGTCCCGCTTCACCGTCTCCCCATCCAACGTGTCCCGGTTCTCCATCACTCACATTTCTGACTCGGATATGGACTCTGTAGGAG GAAGCAGTGAAGATGGAGACAAGGAATAA
- the aatkb gene encoding serine/threonine-protein kinase LMTK1 isoform X2 yields MLALLAAVCSVLFIPGCALSSHFNPDGTPLSELSWSSSLAVVAISFSGLFTFVFLMLACLCCKKGKMGFKEFENADCDEYHADMSTLASPASQGTPDVYILPLTEVSLPTTKQPTRSAQLLRSFELSRHSLLYLKEIGHGWFGKVLLGEVNTGLNTTQVVVKELKASASVQEQMHFLEEAQPSRTLQHPALLQCLAQCTEVTPYLLVMEFCPLGDVKGYLRSCRSNEAITPEPLILQRMACDITSGLLHMHKHSFTHSDLALRNCLLSADISVKIGDYGLAHTKYKEDFYVTSDQMYVPLRWIAPELVDEVHGNLLIGDQTQQSNIWSLGVTIWELFELGNQPYRHYSDRQVLTYAVREQQLRLPKPLLRVPLAERWYEVMQFCWLKPDQRPNAEEVHLLLSYLCAKGASEAEEDFERRWNSLRPNPGFSSNQTTSTMARDQPPSSSSSFPLLEQFASGDGYHSESGDDILTVTETSHGLNFEYKWEQAGADASYIAQESPSMCAHTNRHCPEVFYPPGGIVGGCPMESLSHGVSPPYYQQKHLHPPSVLPVLSAHSPSVSSEYYIRIEEPVDCNMDPDYNMCSYSPDFQGSSGSFLTGSADSGECMACPSQTKNMGPYWSAEIHKSDPYDSNDSSPAISLTMEPLLGQISDSSPLRPWESSHYVSYKDRDGGYYYEHSPPLEIDPYLIGSEHSSEHHQESWGSRSLRQALGELENPLGISPSVNSLPEQAYTESYLDTSQTSLLGKNMMGGYYDMMGSLRKTMPSHTRHNSHSVNINMKTRGALFVGQRDSDSEEEEEDIFIERHTCNTWPSKHRHSSAGHHRRASHSCRQDSYTDFNYTMPSTDIEDTWPDQHSLAFHSLPKPIDYLEPHQAKDNSACLSLSKQDTIVPSDNCNAYIYLCHEGDTQVPPSGECCHNHFVDPLTGLLVRNNNYCYNYSHSNYITDKATDILSSEELINLSPAPGGPIVSKHALIKSDDCDRQHGNVTSDETPIKEKQEEVIKENLIMQKPPEPRKEEVTLMMTKSTPPPDNRHVMVCITDPQSELSHTADSGVDQGGSTVSLADILDCSDEDDGITDVTSGIFADEGSDLTASPAFKSLQKQVGTPDSTDSMDLPSAAGSCEGLSPASSLPSSSPKAMDSGYDTENNESPEFVPKESHETRPQPQAKLTLDSSLEEVEENHEEEDQAAPSEVQVSLGQDLVLESLQTEDPILLPLSNKTPYRDSAYFSDCENEKQSRDEERELQLKEADHHSDGEKQHMERKTTEKRKSAEEEKLKDFVVNRGLKLEVYHDPKGQTKSPPPEICLTEEHCQEEEPLDSTLIAEGILDEWPSHEESSALGDWAAEVVGAMEEALGALKEDCTSSFKEEKEMKDIKDSVEACKMEETPMKTIHKRPSGMSGEILHILPKDEVALQHTANSRRFSSSSPISPSIPQPPLPATEEQSFPAAGEEANKEDADTDSDESDEELRTYSVQEENESEEECHPVPIVLSDNSQAHKLRSLLKMPSLSAGDLEEDHKKKTVSFFDDVTVYLFDQESPTKELVEHGVPLASVGSSSGRKSQERPNVSDGSSDGNISEESAGFEWEDDFPLLPLSMSSTAADSPPPRSVTKGPEPKPVQLSRFTVSPSNVSRFSITHISDSDMDSVGGSSEDGDKE; encoded by the exons CCCAGCTGCTGAGGTCCTTTGAACTGAGCCGCCACAGTCTGCTCTACCTGAAAGAGATCGGACATGGATGGTTCGGGAAG gttctgctGGGGGAGGTGAACACGGGCCTGAACACCACCCAGGTGGTGGTGAAGGAGCTTAAAGCCAGtgccagtgtgcaggagcagatGCATTTCCTGGAAGAAGCACAACCTTCTCG CACACTCCAGCACCCGGCTCTGCTGCAGTGCCTGGCCCAGTGCACAGAGGTCACCCCCTACCTGTTGGTCATGGAATTCTGTCCACTG GGGGATGTGAAGGGTTACCTTCGAAGCTGCAGATCTAACGAGGCGATCACCCCTGAGCCCCTGATCCTGCAGAGGATGGCCTGTGACATCACATCAGGACTGCtgcacatgcacaaacacagcTTCACTCACAG TGACCTGGCCCTGAGGAACTGCTTGCTGAGTGCTGACATTTCAGTGAAGATCGGAGATTATGGTCTGGCCCACACAAAGTATAAG GAGGATTTCTACGTGACCTCGGATCAGATGTATGTGCCACTGCGCTGGATCGCTCCTGAGCTAGTGGATGAGGTTCATGGAAACCTGCTGATAGGTGATCAGACCCAGCAGAGCAACATCTG GTCTCTTGGTGTGACTATCTGGGAGCTGTTTGAGCTGGGAAACCAGCCCTACAGACACTACTCTGACAGACAGGTCCTGACATATGCTGTAAGAGAGCAGCAACTGCGACTACCCAAGCCGCTGCTCAGAGTCCCCCTGGCTGAGCGCTG GTATGAAGTGATGCAATTCTGCTGGCTCAAACCTGACCAGAGACCCAATGCAGAGGAAGTGCACCTGTTGCTCAGCTATCTTTGTGCAAAAGGGGCCAGCGAGGCCGAAGAGGACTTCGAGAGGCGCTGGAACTCTTTGCGTCCTAATCCTGGATTCAGCAGCAACCAAACCACCTCGACGATGGCTAGAGACCAACCCCCATCAAGCTCCTCTTCTTTCCCTCTGCTAGAGCAGTTTGCATCTGGTGATGGATACCATTCAGAGTCTGGAGATGACATACTGACAGTCACAGAGACCAGCCACGGCCTGAACTTTGAGTACAAGTGGGAGCAAGCTGGAGCAGATGCATCCTATATAGCCCAAGAGTCCCCAAGTATGTGTGCTCACACCAACCGTCATTGTCCAGAAGTATTTTATCCACCAGGGGGCATTGTTGGAGGATGTCCTATGGAGAGCCTGAGTCATGGAGTTTCTCCTCCTTACTATCAACAAAAACACTTGCATCCACCCAGTGTGCTCCCTGTCCTCAGTGCCCATAGCCCCTCAGTAAGCAGTGAATATTATATCCGTATTGAGGAGCCCGTGGACTGTAACATGGATCCAGATTACAACATGTGCTCCTACAGCCCAGACTTTCAGGGCAGCAGTGGGAGCTTCCTGACTGGTAGTGCAGACTCTGGTGAATGCATGGCCTGCCcatcacaaacaaaaaacatgggtCCCTATTGGTCTGCGGaaatccacaaatctgacccGTATGACTCGAATGACTCGAGTCCAGCCATCTCCTTGACAATGGAGCCACTTTTAGGTCAAATTTCAGACAGCAGCCCCCTTCGACCATGGGAATCAAGTCATTATGTGTCCTATAAAGACAGAGACGGGGGCTACTACTATGAGCACTCCCCTCCTTTAGAAATAGATCCCTATCTGATTGGAAGTGAGCATTCTAGCGAGCATCATCAAGAAAGCTGGGGGTCTAGAAGCCTTCGTCAGGCTTTAGGAGAACTGGAGAACCCTCTTGGTATATCCCCTTCTGTAAACAGTCTACCTGAACAGGCTTACACTGAGTCTTACCTGGACACCAGTCAGACCTCCCTCTTAGGGAAGAACATGATGGGGGGTTACTATGACATGATGGGCTCTCTAAGGAAGACCATGCCCAGCCACACGAGGCACAATAGCCACTCTGTCAATATTAACATGAAGACCAGAGGAGCACTCTTCGTCGGACAAAGAGACAGCGAttcagaggaagaagaagaggacaTATTTATTGAGAGACACACTTGCAACACATGGCCTTCGAAACACCGGCACAGCAGTGCTGGCCATCACAGGCGGGCGAGCCACAGCTGCAGACAGGACTCCTACACCGACTTTAACTACACCATGCCAAGTACAGACATCGAAGACACTTGGCCGGACCAGCACAGCCTGGCTTTTCACTCTCTTCCCAAACCCATTGACTATCTAGAGCCACACCAGGCCAAAGATAACAGTGCTTGCCTTAGTCTGAGTAAACAGGACACCATTGTGCCCTCAGACAACTGCAATGCCTACATCTACCTGTGCCACGAAGGGGACACTCAGGTGCCACCATCTGGAGAGTGCTGCCACAACCATTTTGTTGACCCACTCACTGGTTTGTTAGTGAGAAACAACAACTACTGTTACAACTACAGTCACAGCAACTACATTACAGATAAGGCCACTGATATTCTCAGCAGTGAGGAGTTGATCAATCTATCACCGGCTCCTGGGGGTCCCATTGTTTCCAAACATGCTTTGATAAAGTCTGACGACTGTGACAGGCAGCATGGTAATGTTACATCTGATGAAACACCAATTAAGGAGAAGCAAGAGGAAGTTATCAAAGAAAATCTGATCATGCAGAAACCACCAGAGCCTAGAAAAGAAGAGGTAACTCTGATGATGACCAAAAGTACTCCTCCTCCTGACAACAGGCACGTGATGGTTTGCATTACAGATCCACAGTCAGAGCTGAGCCACACAGCTGACAGCGGTGTGGACCAAGGTGGCTCCACTGTAAGCCTCGCTGACATCCTCGACTGCAGCGACGAAGATGACGGCATAACAGACGTCACTTCAGGCATCTTTGCAGATGAGGGCAGTGATTTGACCGCATCTCCGGCTTTCAAATCTTTGCAGAAACAAGTAGGAACTCCTGATTCCACGGACTCAATGgatcttccatctgctgctggatCTTGTGAAGGACTCAGCCCTGCATCCTCCCTACCATCCAGCTCACCTAAAGCCATGGACAGTGGTTATGATACAGAGAATAATGAGAGTCCTGAGTTTGTCCCCAAAGAATCCCATGAAACCCGACCACAACCTCAGGCGAAGCTTACCCTGGATTccagtctggaggaagttgAGGAGAACCATGAGGAAGAGGATCAAGCAGCCCCATCAGAGGTTCAAGTATCGTTGGGTCAAGACTTGGTTTTGGAAAGCTTGCAGACAGAAGACCCCATTCTTTTACCACTGAGTAACAAGACTCCTTACAGAGACTCTGCCTACTTTTCAGATTGTGAGAATGAAAAGCAAAGTCGGGATGAGGAGAGGGAACTTCAGCTGAAAGAAGCGGATCATCACAGTGATGGTGAGAAACAGCACATGGAGAGAAAAACGACGGAGAAAAGGAAAAGTGCAGAGGAGGAAAAACTAAAAGATTTTGTGGTGAACAGAGGCCTAAAACTTGAAGTGTACCATGATCCAAAAGGCCAAACAAAATCTCCTCCTCCAGAGATATGCTTGACAGAGGAGCACTGCCAGGAAGAGGAACCTTTAGATTCAACCTTAATTGCCGAGGGGATACTTGATGAATGGCCATCCCATGAAGAGAGTTCAGCCTTGGGGGACTGGGCAGCTGAGGTGGTGGGGGCCATGGAGGAAGCTCTTGGTGCCCTTAAAGAAGACTGTACCTCCAGCTTTaaggaagagaaagaaatgaAGGACATAAAAGATTCTGTTGAGGCTTGCAAGATGGAGGAAACACCAATGAAAACAATTCACAAAAGGCCGTCAGGGATGTCTGGCGAAATCTTGCACATCTTACCCAAAGATGAGGTGGCGCTGCAGCACACAGCTAATAGCAGGCGGTTCTCTTCTTCCTCACcaatctctccatccatcccacAACCTCCACTTCCCGCAACAGAAGAGCAATCATTTCCCGCTGCCGGTGAGGAGGCCAACAAGGAGGACGCTGATACAGACAGCGACGAGTCAGATGAGGAGCTGCGAACCTACAGTGTGCAAGAGGAGAACGAAAGTGAGGAAGAGTGCCACCCTGTGCCCATAGTGTTGAGCGACAACAGCCAGGCTCACAAACTGCGAAGTCTCCTCAAGATGCCATCGCTGTCTGCAGGGGACCTGGAGGAGGATCACAAGAAGAAGACAGTGTCTTTCTTTGACGATGTTACCGTCTACCTGTTTGATCAG GAGAGTCCAACTAAAGAGCTGGTTGAGCATGGCGTCCCATTAGCATCAGTGGGTTCAAGCTCTGGAAGGAAATCCCAGGAAAGGCCTAATGTCTCCGATGGTTCTTCAGATGGAAACATCTCAGAAGAGA GTGCAGGGTTTGAGTGGGAGGACGACTTTCCCCTGCTACCTCTATCAATGTCCTCAACGGCAGCCgactctcctcctcctcgctcCGTCACCAAAGGTCCGGAGCCCAAACCAGTCCAATTGTCCCGCTTCACCGTCTCCCCATCCAACGTGTCCCGGTTCTCCATCACTCACATTTCTGACTCGGATATGGACTCTGTAGGAG GAAGCAGTGAAGATGGAGACAAGGAATAA